The Miscanthus floridulus cultivar M001 chromosome 7, ASM1932011v1, whole genome shotgun sequence genome includes a region encoding these proteins:
- the LOC136467543 gene encoding probable pinoresinol-lariciresinol reductase 3 isoform X1 produces the protein MERAATAMSREAARTRSRVLVVGATGRLGGSIARASLAAGHPTFALVRPHHFARPDSPLLEPLVAAGATLLQGSLEDYSSLLEAVRQVDVVICAVPTKQVLEQKPLIRAIKEAGCVKRFIPAEFGADPTKVQICDMDYGFYEKKIEIRHSIESEGIPHTYICCNFFMRYLLPSLVQPGLDAPPRDKIKIFGEGNTKGVFVKENDVAKFTICTIEDPRTLNKTLYLRPPGNVCSMNELADLWETKIKKSLKRLYVTEEQLLKEIHDAPFPLKMDLIFIYSAFVKGDHTYFEFDLSIEGTQLYPHVNYTTVIEYLDTLV, from the exons ATGGAGCGGGCGGCGACGGCGATGTCAAGGGAGGCGGCGAGGACGAGGAGCCGGGTCCTGGTGGTCGGCGCCACCGGCCGCCTCGGTGGAAGCATCGCTCGGGCCAGCCTCGCCGCGGGCCACCCCACCTTCGCGCTCGTCCGGCCCCACCACTTCGCACGCCCCGACTCCCCCTTGCTCGAACCGCTCGTAGCCGCCGGCGCCACTCTGCTCCAG GGGTCACTGGAAGATTACTCGAGCCTGCTCGAAGCGGTGCGTCAGGTGGACGTTGTCATCTGCGCGGTGCCCACGAAGCAGGTGCTCGAGCAGAAGCCCCTGATTCGGGCTATAAAGGAAGCTGGATGCGTGAAG AGATTTATTCCAGCAGAATTTGGAGCAGATCCAACAAAGGTTCAAATTTGTGACATGGATTATGGCTTCTATGAGAAGAAAATTGAAATCCGTCATTCAATAGAGAGTGAAGGCATTCCTCATACCTACATATGCTGCAACTTCTTTATGCGCTATTTGCTTCCTTCACTGGTGCAACCTGGCCTAGATGCTCCTCCTAGAGATAAAATCAAAATATTCGGTGAAGGAAATACTAAAG GTGTTTTTGTTAAAGAGAATGATGTTGCTAAATTTACAATATGCACCATAGAGGACCCCAGGACATTAAACAAGACGTTATATCTGAGGCCTCCAGGAAACGTCTGCTCAATGAATGAATTGGCTGACCTCTGGGAGACAAAAATCAAGAAATCCCTGAAAAGATTATATGTAACAGAAGAGCAACTTCTTAAAGAAATCCATG ATGCTCCATTTCCCTTGAAGATGGATCTAATTTTCATATATTCAGCATTTGTTAAGGGTGACCACACATATTTTGAATTTGACTTGTCAATTGAAGGAACTCAACTGTATCCCCATGTAAATTATACAACAGTGATCGAGTACTTGGATACTCTAGTTTAG
- the LOC136467543 gene encoding probable pinoresinol-lariciresinol reductase 3 isoform X2 — MERAATAMSREAARTRSRVLVVGATGRLGGSIARASLAAGHPTFALVRPHHFARPDSPLLEPLVAAGATLLQGSLEDYSSLLEAVRQVDVVICAVPTKQVLEQKPLIRAIKEAGCVKRFIPAEFGADPTKVQICDMDYGFYEKKIEIRHSIESEGIPHTYICCNFFMRYLLPSLVQPGLDAPPRDKIKIFGEGNTKEDPRTLNKTLYLRPPGNVCSMNELADLWETKIKKSLKRLYVTEEQLLKEIHDAPFPLKMDLIFIYSAFVKGDHTYFEFDLSIEGTQLYPHVNYTTVIEYLDTLV, encoded by the exons ATGGAGCGGGCGGCGACGGCGATGTCAAGGGAGGCGGCGAGGACGAGGAGCCGGGTCCTGGTGGTCGGCGCCACCGGCCGCCTCGGTGGAAGCATCGCTCGGGCCAGCCTCGCCGCGGGCCACCCCACCTTCGCGCTCGTCCGGCCCCACCACTTCGCACGCCCCGACTCCCCCTTGCTCGAACCGCTCGTAGCCGCCGGCGCCACTCTGCTCCAG GGGTCACTGGAAGATTACTCGAGCCTGCTCGAAGCGGTGCGTCAGGTGGACGTTGTCATCTGCGCGGTGCCCACGAAGCAGGTGCTCGAGCAGAAGCCCCTGATTCGGGCTATAAAGGAAGCTGGATGCGTGAAG AGATTTATTCCAGCAGAATTTGGAGCAGATCCAACAAAGGTTCAAATTTGTGACATGGATTATGGCTTCTATGAGAAGAAAATTGAAATCCGTCATTCAATAGAGAGTGAAGGCATTCCTCATACCTACATATGCTGCAACTTCTTTATGCGCTATTTGCTTCCTTCACTGGTGCAACCTGGCCTAGATGCTCCTCCTAGAGATAAAATCAAAATATTCGGTGAAGGAAATACTAAAG AGGACCCCAGGACATTAAACAAGACGTTATATCTGAGGCCTCCAGGAAACGTCTGCTCAATGAATGAATTGGCTGACCTCTGGGAGACAAAAATCAAGAAATCCCTGAAAAGATTATATGTAACAGAAGAGCAACTTCTTAAAGAAATCCATG ATGCTCCATTTCCCTTGAAGATGGATCTAATTTTCATATATTCAGCATTTGTTAAGGGTGACCACACATATTTTGAATTTGACTTGTCAATTGAAGGAACTCAACTGTATCCCCATGTAAATTATACAACAGTGATCGAGTACTTGGATACTCTAGTTTAG